The following proteins are encoded in a genomic region of Fibrobacter sp. UWR4:
- a CDS encoding DNA circularization N-terminal domain-containing protein, which produces MMAEGVESTLGPWTLSLVSIGDDISHTLSETTYPYKNGADIEDMGVDPETFKFSCVIKNKDYEDNFVQIRNWFLSYFPSPIELVHPEHGVVEGYPRNASFSEDRRRKFAEFTFEFVVAGIQPETQNYTDPYESNLEEATACNEEAMAAIAESMQQAGVPDVEGEDWSLLDKWGELGDAARAFASAVNQGLGQVLGVIESVKAPLDAISATIDYLDTLSGTLTRAFQECLDSFTGLARRIDDHTSSKASISTLVTSATEMLGNVAGMPATVYGCFATLAAATISTEAGRLISEDEKRLGESMARENVVVDDVEGRSLSKPSAPVLVSPQDMEDSLAMAREFVQKVLPVSSSPDRLKKQVATLSEAVLRIKMEYMTTKKIEVTHETPLHKIAVDNGLSYQAAERLCALNNVKNPTFMIGEVLVYES; this is translated from the coding sequence ATGATGGCAGAAGGCGTTGAATCTACACTCGGTCCTTGGACTTTAAGTCTCGTATCTATAGGGGATGACATTAGTCATACCCTTTCCGAAACTACATATCCGTATAAAAACGGTGCCGATATCGAGGATATGGGCGTTGATCCTGAGACGTTCAAGTTTTCCTGTGTCATCAAGAATAAGGACTACGAGGACAATTTTGTCCAGATAAGAAACTGGTTCTTGTCCTATTTTCCAAGCCCTATTGAGCTCGTGCACCCTGAACACGGCGTTGTTGAAGGATATCCACGAAACGCATCTTTTAGCGAAGATCGCCGTAGAAAGTTTGCAGAGTTCACTTTTGAGTTCGTTGTAGCGGGAATCCAGCCGGAAACCCAAAACTACACGGACCCTTACGAATCCAACCTCGAAGAGGCTACCGCCTGCAATGAAGAAGCCATGGCCGCTATTGCGGAATCCATGCAGCAGGCTGGAGTTCCCGACGTGGAAGGCGAAGACTGGTCGCTTCTTGACAAGTGGGGCGAGCTTGGCGATGCCGCCAGGGCTTTTGCATCCGCAGTCAATCAAGGCCTTGGGCAGGTTCTTGGCGTTATCGAAAGCGTCAAGGCCCCTCTTGATGCCATTAGCGCCACTATTGATTACCTTGATACGCTTTCCGGAACCCTTACAAGAGCTTTCCAGGAATGCTTGGATTCTTTCACTGGTCTTGCAAGGCGAATTGATGATCATACCAGCTCAAAGGCTTCCATAAGTACCTTGGTTACCAGCGCTACCGAAATGCTTGGCAATGTAGCCGGTATGCCAGCAACCGTTTATGGGTGCTTTGCCACGCTCGCAGCTGCTACAATATCTACAGAAGCGGGAAGACTCATTTCTGAGGATGAAAAGCGCCTTGGCGAAAGCATGGCCCGCGAAAATGTCGTTGTCGATGATGTGGAAGGCCGTAGCCTTAGCAAGCCTAGCGCCCCTGTTCTTGTGTCCCCGCAGGATATGGAAGACTCTCTTGCCATGGCTCGCGAGTTCGTCCAGAAGGTTCTTCCGGTGTCTTCTAGCCCCGACCGCCTCAAGAAACAGGTTGCAACATTATCCGAAGCTGTACTCCGCATCAAGATGGAGTACATGACAACAAAGAAAATTGAGGTGACTCACGAAACCCCGCTCCACAAGATCGCTGTTGATAACGGGCTATCTTACCAGGCTGCAGAAAGACTGTGCGCCTTAAACAATGTCAAGAATCCAACATTCATGATTGGGGAGGTACTTGTCTATGAATCGTGA
- a CDS encoding phage baseplate assembly protein, whose translation MNRDEVLLTVKNARVDKFISYSIEADLFSPEGSFSFECDSQYDINEGDLCEIYVNRVVVLTGIVLTTRRTLSKQGGPRFSVEGKSTAWLLSNTSVTKFGALPKTLPGLAEKLVRDIPFISKKDFVYNSGASKDRIKRQYVEVSPGDSVFDVIKKAANSQGYLFWVSPEGQFVFDKPLARGSANFHIHAFEDVSEMDYIEGSVTKSIENGHSEIRIVGESQSDNDIKYTKCTVQNGDYPFKMPLVANWNENEGPAKKTAELQLATEKAQAIQLEYTVAGHSQNGNNWTINQFCDVQDDFNGANDNYLIVSRTFTLSRQEGKRTRLTLQPGGVI comes from the coding sequence ATGAATCGTGATGAAGTGCTTCTCACCGTCAAGAATGCTAGGGTTGACAAGTTCATCAGCTACAGCATTGAAGCTGACCTGTTCTCCCCGGAAGGTTCATTTTCCTTTGAATGCGACAGTCAATACGACATTAACGAGGGCGATCTCTGTGAAATCTACGTGAATCGTGTTGTTGTGCTTACTGGAATTGTCCTTACTACCAGGAGAACTCTTTCCAAGCAGGGAGGCCCCCGATTCAGTGTCGAGGGTAAGTCCACGGCCTGGCTTTTGTCCAACACAAGCGTTACCAAATTTGGGGCATTGCCCAAGACTTTGCCTGGTTTGGCAGAAAAACTTGTCCGGGATATTCCGTTTATCAGCAAGAAGGATTTCGTGTATAATTCCGGGGCTTCCAAGGATAGAATTAAGCGGCAATATGTCGAGGTCTCTCCCGGGGATTCCGTATTCGATGTGATCAAGAAAGCGGCCAATTCCCAGGGCTACTTGTTCTGGGTTTCTCCGGAGGGCCAGTTCGTTTTTGACAAGCCTTTGGCCCGTGGTTCCGCCAATTTCCATATCCACGCCTTTGAAGATGTGTCCGAAATGGACTATATCGAGGGTTCTGTAACAAAGTCTATTGAAAACGGCCATTCCGAAATAAGAATTGTCGGGGAATCCCAATCCGATAACGATATCAAGTACACGAAATGTACCGTGCAAAACGGCGATTATCCCTTCAAGATGCCCCTTGTCGCCAACTGGAACGAGAACGAAGGCCCTGCCAAAAAGACGGCTGAGTTGCAACTTGCTACCGAAAAGGCCCAGGCTATCCAGCTGGAATATACCGTTGCAGGGCATTCCCAGAACGGAAACAACTGGACCATCAATCAGTTCTGCGATGTGCAGGATGATTTCAATGGGGCAAATGACAATTACCTGATCGTGTCCAGGACATTCACCCTTTCCCGCCAGGAAGGAAAAAGGACCCGCCTTACGCTCCAGCCCGGAGGTGTTATATGA